In Babesia microti strain RI chromosome IV, complete genome, the sequence tgtttgtaatttttcaaatgagatccaaaataaattatgagTCAATTTATGAAATGGAAATACCATAGGCAGTTTACAATGGATAAGATCGTTGTTTgagtaaatatttagaaaatTAACATAGTATCAACCCACAATGCACTAAGATTTAATTGTTAGTTTAAATGACTTATTATCTTCACGATAAATTGTGATCTACGATGATGTGTAGTTATTGGCATTTTATCTATTAGACAGGTAGATAATAGGTAagatatttgattttttatccTGCCATACAAAATTCTGTTGATTTTATAATGTATATGGTGACTATCTAATGAATTATTCGCAATATATGCAAGTAATTTGATTGAGTGAATGAACGGATATAGCAACCCTATACATTGTATGAGGGGTGTTATGTAAATGAATGAGCAAACATATCGCACTATCGTAAGGTCTCATTCCACAAATGTACGCAGGAATACGACAAATTGGTAAGTCAGATATTAATGCAGTTCCACACTCTCCTACCGCTGTGGTATTATGTCATATCGCTCAAATTGGAGCAACTTTATAGAGTCCTTAGCTTACAAACAATTAGAGGCCAAACTAAGGAAGGATGCTGAGTTGGAGTTTAATCTTCTGTGGAATATATTCCGTCTCAGGTTTGATATGGACATTGAACGAGTCATTTCAGCTTCGGAAGACATAGACAAGTTTACCGATCGTTGTCTCGAATATCAATTTTCAGGTGAAAAGGCACAGCATTGTTTTGCAAAAGCCAAGTCAATGAGATCATTGGCCATATTATTGTTGTTAATCGTACGGGACATAACACACATGTTACGGGTAGTAAATGCTAGGAAGATTGCACAGAGGCAGCACTTGACTGACTTGATAGCACTTTCACTAACTGGTGCCAAATTATCGTCAAATTTCATCTACGACAAATGTACTAAAAATTTGGGCAAAATTAGCAAGGGTAAAAAGGttggattttttgaacAAGCAATACAAAAGATGGATTTGGGACCTGATACTGAAATATTGCCATCTTCATATTTCTACAGGGTGTTTACTTGTTTGGGATACCAAAGGGAGACGATTTTTGAGGGCATGTGGGATTGCTCGGATTTGATAAGAGAATTGGttgatttaaataatgcactccaaaaatttatctCAATGATTCACTTCATCTTTCCCCACCCGCCCATCACATTGTTACCACAATTCACCCGTAATTTGTCCAAAACTCGACTAGAGATCAAATTTAGGAAGATACTCATAAGAGCGAAGGCTTATATTAAAGTTAAAAAATGTCTTCTAAAATTTCCAGAACTGGCGAATACCACACTTCTAATACCCAATGCCCCTATTCCAACGCCTAAGATAAAGCATGGCCATTGGGAACCGCATGAGGAGATCCAGCTACTAAAGGCTGTAAACAGATTTGGCGAAGGAAGTTGGCAAAAGGGCGCGGcggtatatttttttaatacaCGAACTGGCACACAACTTCGGGATAAGTGGCAGAATTTGTTGAGATATGGGCATGTTACTTGTATGGGTAGTGGAAAAGAGAGGGTGTGGGTTTTTGCCATAGAAaaacaacaataataattttgccaGCTAAACAAGTTTAAATTGCGAGCGAGGGATTAAacattgtataaattatcaataatatctGCAAGATATTTCACAAATGTGTTATGCTTGGCCAGTGTAATACTTGTATAGTTATGATTGAATAAACTCATAGATAGCATGAGTTCtgatcaaataaataagaTTTGATGTGTAtacattgtaaattattgcagAATATCCAtgcaaatgtaaatttttgtaataattctGCAATTAGGCGTAGGATGGTCCAAATAAAAAGTGTCAACTTGTAGTTTAGAGTTCGGCACTACACGCTAAT encodes:
- a CDS encoding hypothetical protein (overlaps_old_locusTagID:BBM_III07875), with product MNEQTYRTIVRSHSTNVRRNTTNCSTLSYRCGIMSYRSNWSNFIESLAYKQLEAKLRKDAELEFNLLWNIFRLRFDMDIERVISASEDIDKFTDRCLEYQFSGEKAQHCFAKAKSMRSLAILLLLIVRDITHMLRVVNARKIAQRQHLTDLIALSLTGAKLSSNFIYDKCTKNLGKISKGKKVGFFEQAIQKMDLGPDTEILPSSYFYRVFTCLGYQRETIFEGMWDCSDLIRELVDLNNALQKFISMIHFIFPHPPITLLPQFTRNLSKTRLEIKFRKILIRAKAYIKVKKCLLKFPELANTTLLIPNAPIPTPKIKHGHWEPHEEIQLLKAVNRFGEGSWQKGAAVYFFNTRTGTQLRDKWQNLLRYGHVTCMGSGKERVWVFAIEKQQ